The Entomobacter blattae nucleotide sequence AGATATGGGGGCTGCAGGCCTGACCTCTTCTGCCGTGGAAATGGCTGGTAAAGGGGGTGTGGGGATTGAGCTGAATCTTGATCATGTTCCTCAGCGTGAGACCCATATGTCGGCTTATGAGATGATGCTTTCTGAAAGCCAGGAGCGGATGCTGATTATTATCAGCCCGGAGCGAATAGAGCAGGCCAAGGCAATCTTTGATAAATGGGAGCTGGACTTTGCTGTTATTGGTCATTTAACGGATACTGGGCATATCGTTGTAAAACATAAGGGGACCATAGAGGCGGATATTCCGCTGGAGCCATTGGCTGATCAGGCACCGCTATATCATCGCCCTACAGCACCTCATCCTTCACCAGAACCTCTGCCAGTGCAGTTTAGTACGTCTCTTTCCCTAAAAGAGGCTTTGCTACGCCTTGTTGGGTGTGCTGATCTTGCCTCTAGGGCTTGGGTCTGGAACCAGTATGACAGCACTATTGGCGGGCAGACAGTTAAGCGCCCTGGCGGTGCCGACGCCGCTGTTATTCGTGTAGAGGGCACTGACCTGGGTCTTGCCCTTACCACAGATTGTACACCCCGATATTGCCAGGCTAACCCCCGTAGGGGGGGGGCACAGGCTGTTGCCGAGGCATGGCGCAATCTTTCTGCTGTAGGGGCTAGGCCCTTGGCGATAACCGATAATCTTAATTTTGGGAATCCCGAAAAGCCGGAGATTATGGGGCAGTTAGCAGAATGTGTCCAGGGGATGGGAGACGCTTGCAGGGCCTTGGATTTCCCCGTTGTGAGTGGAAATGTCTCCCTTTATAACGAGACCAAAGAGGCCAACGGTTCAGCGCGTTCTATTCTTCCTAGCCCCGTAGTGGGGGGATTAGGCGTTTTGGATAAGGTTGAGTTGGCTATGGGGATGAGCATGCCCAAGTCTGGCTTCATCTTTATTGTTGGGCCTACAAAAGGTGAGCTGGGTCAGTCACTTTGGTTGCGTGAAATTCAAGGGCTTGAAGCAGGGGATATGCCCAACCTTGACTTGTCTTTGGAACGGAAGAATGGTGATTTTGTTCGCACGGCCATTTTAGAGCGAACCATTATAGCCTGCCATGATATTGCCGATGGAGGAATTCTGGTAGGCTTGGCAGAGATGGTCATGGCCAGTGGTTTTGGCTGTTCTTTGGAACCAACCCCAAAAAAACGTGAGGAAGCTGCCTTCTGGTTTGGTGAGGATCAGTCTCGTTATTTGGTGGTTGTTGAGAACAGGGAAGTATTTGAGGAAAAGGCAAAAGCATTTGGCGTTGAGGTGTTCTTGGTTGGTCAGGCCGGTCATGAAGGTTTGCATTTACCCACCGGCGATACAATATCCATAGAAGATATGAAGAAGGTCCACATGCGGTTTTTCCCTGAGATGATGAACTTTTCCACACAAAAAAATCAGTAAGAGGGGTTTCTCTATGGCGATGACAGCCCAACAAATAGAAAAGTTTATTCAGGACGCTTTTCCAGACGCTGTAGTTGAAATACAGGATTTGGCTGGAGATGGTGACCATTATGCATGTGTTGTGACCAGCAAAGCCTTTGCCGGGCTTTCTCGTGTTAAGCAGCATCAACTTGTTTATGCAGCCCTTCAGGGCCATATGGGGGGAACCCTACATGCCTTGGCTTTGCAGACCAAAGTACCGAGCTAGTTTTTAAACCGGAGAAAATATTATGACTAATCCCGTCTTCCAACGTATTCAAAGCGACATTGATTCGAATCCGATCATGCTTTACATGAAGGGCAATAAAGATTTCCCTCAGTGTGGTTTTTCGGCGCGTGTGGTACAAATCCTGCAGCACATGGGTGTAGATTTTCAGACTGCTGATGTTTTAGCGGATACTGAACTCAGAGAAGGTATTAAGCAGTTTTCTAACTGGCCTACAATTCCCCAGCTTTATGTGAAAGGGGAGTTTGTGGGAGGGTGCGATATTGTGATGGAAATGTTTCAATCAGGTGAGCTTGAGACTCTGCTAACGGGCGAAAAGGAAAAATCATAACCTTAAGGAAAAATCATAACCTTTATGGGTTCGTTTTATAGGGTTTATTTTTTGAAGGTA carries:
- the purL gene encoding phosphoribosylformylglycinamidine synthase subunit PurL, which encodes MAGTVMKVDEALGRQFGLSSDEYANMLAIMGRTPTLTELGIFSVMWSEHCSYKSSRVWLKTLPTQAPWVIHGPGENAGVVDIGQGLAAIFKMESHNHPSFIEPYQGAATGVGGILRDVFTMGARPVANLNALRFGDPADKNTARIVDGVVKGIGGYGNCVGVPTVGGEINFHPSYNGNPLVNAMTVGIARKDRIFLSAAAGVGNPVIYVGSKTGRDGIHGATMASAEFDQDAMEKRPTVQVGDPFVEKLLIEACLELMATDAVVAIQDMGAAGLTSSAVEMAGKGGVGIELNLDHVPQRETHMSAYEMMLSESQERMLIIISPERIEQAKAIFDKWELDFAVIGHLTDTGHIVVKHKGTIEADIPLEPLADQAPLYHRPTAPHPSPEPLPVQFSTSLSLKEALLRLVGCADLASRAWVWNQYDSTIGGQTVKRPGGADAAVIRVEGTDLGLALTTDCTPRYCQANPRRGGAQAVAEAWRNLSAVGARPLAITDNLNFGNPEKPEIMGQLAECVQGMGDACRALDFPVVSGNVSLYNETKEANGSARSILPSPVVGGLGVLDKVELAMGMSMPKSGFIFIVGPTKGELGQSLWLREIQGLEAGDMPNLDLSLERKNGDFVRTAILERTIIACHDIADGGILVGLAEMVMASGFGCSLEPTPKKREEAAFWFGEDQSRYLVVVENREVFEEKAKAFGVEVFLVGQAGHEGLHLPTGDTISIEDMKKVHMRFFPEMMNFSTQKNQ
- a CDS encoding BolA family protein, translated to MAMTAQQIEKFIQDAFPDAVVEIQDLAGDGDHYACVVTSKAFAGLSRVKQHQLVYAALQGHMGGTLHALALQTKVPS
- the grxD gene encoding Grx4 family monothiol glutaredoxin, which produces MTNPVFQRIQSDIDSNPIMLYMKGNKDFPQCGFSARVVQILQHMGVDFQTADVLADTELREGIKQFSNWPTIPQLYVKGEFVGGCDIVMEMFQSGELETLLTGEKEKS